A part of Hippopotamus amphibius kiboko isolate mHipAmp2 chromosome 16, mHipAmp2.hap2, whole genome shotgun sequence genomic DNA contains:
- the LOC130838579 gene encoding kallikrein-7-like isoform X12, giving the protein MAGFLLPPPLILLLSAALGSAAQEEQFRNAFPELVGGIECERVSRPWQVALLKGNQLHCGGVLVSEQWVLTAAHCMMSAYNVHMGSEQLGRGQKIRATKSFRHPGYSKQTHVDDLMLVKLNSRARLSPSVQKVNLPSRCEPPGTKCTISGWGTTTSPEVTFPEKLMCTDVTLISSEDCRKVYGDALGNSMLCAGNTDSNASACSGDSGGPLTCRGNSQK; this is encoded by the exons ATGGCAGgcttccttctcccacccccgCTGATCCTACTGCTGTCCGCAGCCCTGGGATCTGCTGCACAGGAAG AGCAGTTTAGAAACGCTTTCCCTGAGCTTGTTGGTGGAATCGAATGTGAAAGAGTTTCCCGGCCCTGGCAAGTGGCTCTGCTCAAGGGTAATCAGCTCCACTGTGGAGGCGTGCTGGTCAGCGAGCAGTGGGTGCTCACCGCTGCCCACTGCATGATGAG TGCTTACAACGTACACATGGGCAGTGAACAGCTGGGAAGAGGCCAGAAGATCAGGGCCACAAAGTCATTCCGCCACCCCGGCTACTCCAAACAGACCCACGTTGATGACCTTATGCTGGTGAAGCTAAATAGCCGGGCCAGGCTGTCACCCAGTGTGCAGAAAGTCAACCTGCCTTCCCGCTGTGAACCCCCTGGGACCAAATGTACCATTTCTGGCTGGGGCACCACCACCAGCCCTGAAG TGACCTTTCCAGAGAAGCTCATGTGCACAGATGTTACTCTCATCTCCTCTGAAGACTGCAGGAAGGTTTATGGGGACGCGCTTGGAAATTCCATGCTGTGTGCTGGGAACACCGACTCTAACGCCAGTGCCTGCAGT GGTGACTCAGGGGGACCGCTGACGTGCAGAG GAAATTCACAGAAATAA
- the LOC130838579 gene encoding kallikrein-7-like isoform X8 produces the protein MAGFLLPPPLILLLSAALGSAAQEEQFRNAFPELVGGIECERVSRPWQVALLKGNQLHCGGVLVSEQWVLTAAHCMMSAYNVHMGSEQLGRGQKIRATKSFRHPGYSKQTHVDDLMLVKLNSRARLSPSVQKVNLPSRCEPPGTKCTISGWGTTTSPEVTFPEKLMCTDVTLISSEDCRKVYGDALGNSMLCAGNTDSNASACSGDSGGPLTCRGTLQGLVSWGSVPCGKTKQPGVYTQVCKYVDWINDTMRKHR, from the exons ATGGCAGgcttccttctcccacccccgCTGATCCTACTGCTGTCCGCAGCCCTGGGATCTGCTGCACAGGAAG AGCAGTTTAGAAACGCTTTCCCTGAGCTTGTTGGTGGAATCGAATGTGAAAGAGTTTCCCGGCCCTGGCAAGTGGCTCTGCTCAAGGGTAATCAGCTCCACTGTGGAGGCGTGCTGGTCAGCGAGCAGTGGGTGCTCACCGCTGCCCACTGCATGATGAG TGCTTACAACGTACACATGGGCAGTGAACAGCTGGGAAGAGGCCAGAAGATCAGGGCCACAAAGTCATTCCGCCACCCCGGCTACTCCAAACAGACCCACGTTGATGACCTTATGCTGGTGAAGCTAAATAGCCGGGCCAGGCTGTCACCCAGTGTGCAGAAAGTCAACCTGCCTTCCCGCTGTGAACCCCCTGGGACCAAATGTACCATTTCTGGCTGGGGCACCACCACCAGCCCTGAAG TGACCTTTCCAGAGAAGCTCATGTGCACAGATGTTACTCTCATCTCCTCTGAAGACTGCAGGAAGGTTTATGGGGACGCGCTTGGAAATTCCATGCTGTGTGCTGGGAACACCGACTCTAACGCCAGTGCCTGCAGT GGTGACTCAGGGGGACCGCTGACGTGCAGAGGTACTTTGCAAGGCCTGGTGTCCTGGGGAAGTGTACCTTGTGGCAAAACCAAACAGCCAGGTGTCTATACCCAAGTCTGCAAGTACGTGGATTGGATAAATGACACCATGAGAAAGCACCGCTAA